DNA from Deltaproteobacteria bacterium:
TCTGGAAGAGGAGGACGGGACGGTCGCCGCGTACGCCTGTTTCGGGAAGAACCCGATGACGAAGTTTACCTTCGATCTCTACTGGCTGGCCACCCGCGCCGACAGGATGGGAAAGGGATACGGCCGGAAGATCGTCTCCTTCGTCGAGGAAGAGGTACGGAAACGCGGCGGGAAGCTCCTGGTGATCGAAACGTCCTCGAAGGAGAGCTACGGAACGACGCGCGAGTTCTACATCCGCATCGGCTGCACCCTCGCAGCCCAACTTCCCGATTACTACGACGACGGCGACGACAAACTCATCTACCTGAAACGCATCACGTAGATCGGCGGCGGGTCACAAGGAATCTTCGTCGAACGGAATCCCGCAGCCTGGACAGTGGTGGAGAGTATCGTCCGCGAAAACGAATTTCAGCCCCAGCGTTTTCCCGCACTTCGGACACTTGATCCCCAAGTACACCAGCACGATCCCGGCGCCGAACACCGTGCCTGCTCCGATCGCCAGGACATCGAACAACGATTTCGGTAAATATTTTTCGACGAACGCCAGCATGGTCAGCGCAGCAAAACTTATTCCGGCGATCAGCAGATATGTTTTTTTCTTTTTATTCAATACATCCCTTGGTTTCATCTCACCTTACTCCTCGCCGGATTCCATTTTTTCCCTGCGTGCGGCATCCCCGGTTCGATCCGATTAAAGCATCCTACGGGACCGTCACCTCGATGGCAAGGAGGCCACGGGAAATGCCTGATGCCCAGTCCGGATTGCGCAGGCAAGGAAATGGGAATATCCTGCATTTCAACCGTCCAAAACTCCGTCGATTTCCGTTAGCGCGAACAATTCGCAAATCATTACTGATTTTTTCTTTCACTGAATCCGATACATAAACGGAGGGTATCTCATTCAACGGGAGACGGTATGGGGTGGAATCGCTTATCAAGCCTGAGGGTACGCCTCATTGCGATCTGTTTCCTTGTCGTCGTGCCCGCGTTCGGCGTGACTTATTTCACGTTCAAGCATGAACGGAAGCACATGCTCGGCGAGTTGAAGACCAACGCCGTACGAAACGCCAACCTGGTGGCCGCCGACGAGAACCGGAAGATCGAAGAGGCCCGCAATTTCCTCGTTACGCTGTCCCGGTCTCCCGCCGTCCGTTCTCCCGAATCCAGGTCCTGCAGCGATGCGATGGCCGAACTCCTCAAGCGTTATCCGCAGTACAGAAACATCGGCATCGCCGATCCCGCCGGAAACGTCGTCTGCAGCGCCGTCCCTCCTCCCGGCCCCGTCAACGTTTCGGACCGGGAATACTTCCGCCGCGCGATGGAGACTCGCGAGTTCTCCGTGTGCGTCTATCAGGTGGGGCGGATCTCCAATCGTCCGGGAATCATGACCGCTTACAAGTTGCCGGATGCGAACGACCGCTTGCGCGGAGTCGTTTTCGCCGCTCTCGACACGGAGGAGTTCGGGCAAATCGGGAGGGATGCAGGCGAGAGCCTTCCGAACGGCGCGGCGCTCACGAAGATCGACGCATCGGGCGCCATCCTAGGCAGATACCCGACGGAAGCGGGACTGGTCGGGAAGGCATTCCCCGACATGGACGCCGTGCGGCCTTTGCTGGCAAAGGGCGGAGGACTCGCAGCCGGAAAAAGCGGCGGCGGAACGCCTTTCCTGTTCGCGGTGGCGAAAGTGCCGAACACCTTGATCGGCAGGGATGTTTTCGCGGTCGTCGGCATTCCGGAAAGCGTCATCTTCGCGGAACTGGACACGCATACCCGGAGAGACATGGCCGTCCTTGGGTCGGGAATCGCAGCCGCGCTGTTCCTGGTGTGGCTCTCCAG
Protein-coding regions in this window:
- a CDS encoding GNAT family N-acetyltransferase, whose amino-acid sequence is MISRKETQAMIRPIEEKDRDAVRNLIDGTGAFKPFEVDVAMELVDIALTSPDQEDYHPFVLEEEDGTVAAYACFGKNPMTKFTFDLYWLATRADRMGKGYGRKIVSFVEEEVRKRGGKLLVIETSSKESYGTTREFYIRIGCTLAAQLPDYYDDGDDKLIYLKRIT